From the genome of Aricia agestis chromosome 9, ilAriAges1.1, whole genome shotgun sequence, one region includes:
- the LOC121730391 gene encoding leucine-rich repeat-containing G-protein coupled receptor 5-like, producing MDTFIVVWLLLPMALCGVLRDSEEGYDCRSYTYHGLEYLDCADRGLTDLPENISYDAHVVRLANNNFVSFPALLEKFQNVEILDISGNHLTGPLPTYMESWKNLNTLNLSNNNYDSWITTEFEISARKIDLSKNKINRVDEDAFVRMNNLNFLDLSENRIYDLPTTVFAQAIKLEILILSRNYFNKVPNFQSSSLKNLYLSNCQIIYVDVKALTTMQSLLELDLSINQIEYIPDNLASYSLQELDLSYNEINTINDRTFSSLPHLAVLDLRGNEFKEVWSTSHFASNPFLREVLVKGNRWSCEGFSVNLLLTYEFLTKDPPKTSDKGSLICYSPANVTQLSWQQAYIRTWHADENSAESYMFVAVMIGVIIGIIITSFVCRGIMIWNRSEAETPSSETTILNGSAVQDRADAVVLRIPLREDLPPTYDEALLMPRLNSSFHSLPEIIDEEEEDIRRQRRSRSIGDLTEMRPRMSDRRSVRRTVAIHIN from the exons ATGG ATACATTTATTGTGGTGTGGCTGCTACTGCCGATGGCGCTATGCGGTGTGCTCCGCGACTCAGAGGAGGGGTATGACTGCAGGAGCTACACCTACCACGGCCTGGAGTACCTGGACTGTGCCGACAGGGGACTGACTGACTTGCCAGAGAACATCAGTTATGAT gCTCATGTGGTACGACTGGCCAACAACAACTTCGTATCTTTCCCAGCGCTTCTAGAAAAATTCCAGAACGTGGAAATACTAGACATCTCCGGAAACCACCTCACCGGACCCCTGCCCACCTACATGGAGAGCTGGAAGAATTTGAACACTCTCAACTTATCTAACAACAACTACGACTCCTGGATAACCACGGAATTCGAGATAAGTGCGAGAAAAATAGACTTATCGAAGAACAAAATTAATCGCGTCGACGAGGACGCCTTCGTCAGGAtgaataatttgaattttttagacttatcggAAAACAGAATTTACGATCTCCCGACCACGGTGTTCGCTCAGGCGATCAAACTGGAAATACTCATTCTTTCGAGgaattatttcaataaagtgCCGAATTTTCAGTCGTCGTCGCTGAAGAATCTGTATCTCTCCAACTGCCAGATAATATACGTCGACGTGAAGGCGCTGACGACCATGCAGTCGCTGCTGGAACTCGATCTGTCGATAAACCAGATCGAATACATTCCTGACAATCTGGCTTCATACTCCCTGCAGGAGTTGGACTTGAGCTACAACGAAATTAACACTATCAACGATCGCACTTTCTCGTCACTACCGCATTTGGCGGTTTTGGATTTGAGAGGGAACGAGTTCAAGGAGGTATGGTCTACTTCACATTTCGCCTCAAATCCTTTTTTGAGGGAGGTTCTGGTGAAAGGAAACCGGTGGAGCTGCGAGGGTTTCAGCGTAAACCTTCTCCTGACCTATGAATTCCTGACGAAAGATCCTCCCAAGACTTCAGACAAGGGATCCCTGATATGCTACTCGCCCGCCAACGTGACGCAACTCAGCTGGCAGCAGGCGTACATACGAACTTGGCATGCGGACGAAAACTCCGCGGAGTCCTACATGTTCGTAGCGGTTATGATAGGAGTTATAATAGGTATAATTATAACGTCGTTTGTGTGTCGCGGTATTATGATATGGAATAGATCGGAAGCGGAGACACCCTCTTCGGAGACGACTATCCTCAATGGCAGTGCTGTGCAGGATCGGGCTGATGCTGTCGTGTTGAGGATTCCGTTAAGGGAAGACCTACCTCCTACTTATGATGAGGCGTTGTTGATGCCTCGCCTCAACAGCTCCTTTCATTCGTTGCCAGAAATTATTGACGAGGAGGAGGAAGATATTAGGCGGCAACGAAGGTCGAGGTCTATCGGTGATTTAACTGAAATGAGACCCAGAATGTCGGATAGACGATCCGTCAGACGTACTGTTGCAATCCACATAAATTAG